The following proteins are co-located in the Enoplosus armatus isolate fEnoArm2 chromosome 10, fEnoArm2.hap1, whole genome shotgun sequence genome:
- the LOC139291860 gene encoding fibroblast growth factor-binding protein 1-like: protein MALLTNVTILLVLAVISHQLMLSSCQKSQGRRGRGVDRGHDRNKPGQKVGRQPKSVSAQPIKGKMVSKDKSECTWAATGEDLFILGVSCKKGGRSFGCEYVATPSVCPQYSSNVKLYWKQIARALRKQKNLCQDSSALVRAGMCRRAAREAHFRLRNTQRKTDPPSTKRPAHRAVKSCQPYNRKLAEEYCKDSWSSVCTFFFTMVQDYDC, encoded by the coding sequence ATGGCTCTCCTCACCAATGTCACCATCTTGCTGGTCCTGGCTGTTATTTCCCATCAGCTGATGTTGAGCAGCTGTCAGAAGAGCCAGGGGAGGAGGGGACGGGGGGTGGACAGAGGACACGACAGGAACAAGCCGGGGCAAAAGGTGGGCCGTCAACCCAAATCTGTCTCTGCGCAGCCCATTAAGGGCAAAATGGTCTCCAAAGACAAGTCCGAGTGTACCTGGGCAGCAACAGGTGAGGACCTCTTCATCCTCGGTGTCAGCTGCAAGAAGGGGGGCAGGAGCTTTGGCTGTGAGTACGTCGCTACACCGTCTGTTTGTCCCCAGTACTCTTCCAACGTCAAACTTTACTGGAAGCAAATCGCGAGGGCGCTGAGGAAGCAGAAGAATTTGTGCCAGGACAGTAGTGCGTTGGTGAGGGCGGGTATGTGCAGAAGAGCTGCCAGAGAGGCACATTTCAGGCTCCGTAATACACAGAGGAAGACTGATCCACCTTCTACCAAACGACCCGCACACAGAGCTGTCAAATCCTGTCAACCTTACAACAGGAAGCTGGCAGAGGAGTACTGCAAAGACTCCTGGTCGAGTGTTTGCACGTTCTTTTTCACTATGGTGCAGGATTATGATtgctga
- the fgfbp2a gene encoding fibroblast growth factor binding protein 2a: MWTQASALPLLLACCLWSTEAQNDGTRRQSIWDDPIKFITKDKDLCTMIITGQGEYTRLRLSCQGSKRSYWCDYVGKPYTCRSYNKNPRHYFVQMMWGLRKLYNACQAPRQIKPHMCRKATDESQMVFSSTSFSRPSPEAPFGTRPTRPARPQPRPAPSRPDSTRQASTKNIRVTPRVKTTQRTSPQPTTPPVESHAKRMARQYCWRSLQGICSYIIGLFRN; encoded by the coding sequence ATGTGGACCCAGGCCAGCGCTCTGCCGCTACTGCTCGCCTGCTGCCTTTGGTCAACCGAGGCTCAGAACGACGGCACCAGGAGACAAAGCATCTGGGATGATCCCATCAAATTCATCACCAAGGACAAGGACTTGTGCACCATGATCATCACTGGTCAAGGGGAATACACCAGACTGAGGCTGTCATGCCAGGGCAGCAAGCGCTCCTACTGGTGTGATTACGTGGGCAAGCCTTACACCTGCCGTTCCTACAACAAAAACCCTCGTCACTACTTCGTCCAGATGATGTGGGGCCTCAGAAAGCTCTACAATGCCTGCCAGGCGCCAAGGCAGATCAAACCTCACATGTGCAGGAAGGCAACTGATGAGTCTCAGATGGTCTTCTCATCTACTTCCTTCTCCAGGCCATCACCAGAGGCTCCTTTCGGGACAAGACCAACAAGACCTGCAAGACCTCAACCTCGTCCTGCACCTTCAAGGCCTGATTCGACAAGGCAAGCTTCCACAAAAAACATTCGAGTCACACCAAGAGTAAAGACCACACAGAGAACCAGTCCACAACCAACGACACCTCCTGTGGAGAGCCATGCTAAGAGGATGGCTCGGCAGTACTGCTGGAGATCACTTCAAGGCATCTGCTCCTACATCATTGGTTTGTTTCGGAATTAA